In Oncorhynchus keta strain PuntledgeMale-10-30-2019 unplaced genomic scaffold, Oket_V2 Un_contig_4171_pilon_pilon, whole genome shotgun sequence, the genomic stretch TACTGGCTCAGGGTAAGATGGTGGCAAGAGCAATGTTACTTTCATCACATTGAGAATGTTGTTTAACGGTcaacctctgtctgtaggtgCCTCCTTGCTTTGCTGAGCTGTTCATTGTTATCCTTATCAACAAGGTAAGAGCAACATTAAAGTACTGTTTGCTTGAATTGTTTTTGGATGTTTTATTTTTATCTGAAGTTAATGTTTCGTTTGTTGCTTCCCCAGTTTATAGGACTGTCTTTCTCCACCCTCTTCAAGCACGGCACTCGTTGTCTATGAGAAAGACACTAGTCGGAGCGACACCGACAAACATATgctgcccccctctcctcctgagaCTGAAGGCTCTATTCCCGTTCCATACCGACTAGCTGGTGTCAGCTCCAGCAGGTTCAGGAAGAGCCTGTAGCCTGTCTTTCCAGGATGGAGAAGACCATTTAGTGCACCATTGGTGCCCTGGCTATATCAAGATTCCTTGGTATGAGCAGAACAaccaaatttgatttgtcacatacacacggttagcagatgttaatgcgagtgtcgcgaaatgcttgtgcttctagttccgacaatgcagtaataaccaatgagtaacctaacaatttcacaacaactaccttatacccacacaagtgtaaaggcatgaagaatatgtacataaagatatatgaatgagtgatggcacagcatggcataggcaagatgtagtagatggtatcgagtacagtatatacatatgagatgagtaatgtagggtatgtaaacattatattaagtttcattgtttaaagtggctagtgatacatttttccattattaaagtggctagagatgagtcagtatgttggcagcagccactcaatgttagtgacgGCTGCTTAACAGTGtgatggcattgagatagaagctgtttttcagtctctcggtccctgctttgatgcacctgtattgacctcgccttctagatgatagcggggtgaacaggcagtggctcgggtggttgttgtccttgatgatctttatggccttcctgtgacatcgggtggtgtaggtgtcctggagggcaggtagtttgccaccggtgatgcgttgtgcagacctcactatcctctggagagccggtgatacagcctgacaggatgctctcgattgtgcgtctgtaaaagtttgagtgcttttggtgacaagccgaatttcttcagcctcctaaggttgaagaggcctgctgcgccttcttcaccacactgtctgtgtgggtggaccaattcagtttgtccgtgatgtgaacgccgaggaacttaacttactaccctctccactactgtcccgtcgatgtggataagggggtgctccctctgctgtttcctgaagtctacgatcatctcctttgttttgttgatgttgagtgtgaggttattttcctgacaccacactctgagggccctcatctcctccctgtaggccgtctcgtcattgttggtaatcaagcctaccactgtagtgtggtctgcaaacttgatgattgaattggaggcatgcatggccacacagtcgtgggtgaacagcgagtacagaagagggctcagaacacacccttgtggggccccagtgttgaggatcagcggggtggagatgttgttacctactctcaccacctgggggcggcccgtcaggaagtccagtacccagttgcacagggcggggtcgagacccatcaagcttgatgacgagtttggagggtactatggtgttaaatgctaagctgtagtcgataaacagcattctcacataggtattcctcttgtccagatgggttagggcagtgtgcagtgtggttgcgattgcgcaatgcggaacatatcccaatccacgtgatcgacgCAATcctgaagcgtggaatcagatcggtcggaccagcgttgaacagacctgagtgcgggagcttcttgttttagtctctgtctgtaggcagggagcaacaaaatggagtcgtggtgaGCTTTTCCGAAAgaagggcgggggagggccttgtatgtgttgcggaagttagaataacaatgatccagggttttaccagccctggttgcacaatcgatatgctgataaaatttaaggagtcttgttttcagattagccttgttaaaatccccagctacaatgaatgcagcctcaggatatgtggtttccagtttacatagtcaaataaagttagtttagggccatcgatgtgtctgcttgggggggggatatatacgtctgtgattataatcgacgagaattctcttgatagataatgcggtcaacatttgatagtgaggaattctaagtcaggtgaacagaaggacttgagttcctgtatgttgttatgatcacaccacatctcgttaatcataaggcatacccccccgcccctcttcttgcCAGAGatatgcttgtttctgtcggcgcgatgcgtgaagaaaccagctggctgtaccgactccgatagcgtgtctcgagtgagccatgttaccgtgaagcaaagaacgttagtctcttatgtctctctggagtgctacccttgctcggatttcatcaaccttgttgtcatgagactggacattggcgagtagtatgctagggagtggtgtgCGATGTGCTCGTCTacagagcctgaccagaagaccgcttcgtctgccccttttacggcgtcgttgttttggttcgccggctgggatccgatccattgtcctgggtggtgggcaaaacagaggatccgcttcgggaaagtcgtattcctggtcgtaatgatggtgagttgacgttgctctcgtatccagtagttcctcccgactgtatgtaataaaacctaagattacctggggtaccaatgtaagaaataacacataaaaaaataaaatactgcatagtttcctaggaacgcgaagcgaggcggccatctctgtcggcgccgggaTGTTTCCAGGAACCAGCAGTAAGGTTCTGATATCTTCTGGTTTATGTTCATGATTTCTTAATATTGACCCAACTTCATGAATAATCCATGTTTCTTGTTGGCTACAACATGGTTCTTCCCAGGCTAAGGGTGGTGTCTGGTTGGAGTCTTCCCAGGCTAAGGGTGGTGTCTGGTTGGAGTCTTCCCAGGCTAAGGGTGGTGTCTGGTTGGAGTCTTCCCAGGCTAAGGGTGGTGTCTGGTTGGAGTCTTCCCAGGCTAAGGGTGGTGTCTGGTTGGAGTCTTCCCAGGGTGTATTTGTCTGGGTACCATCAGTATGGCTACTAGGTAAGTTTGTTACATCTTTCTGATGTTGCAGGTTTAACACTTTTCTATTCCTGGCTCAGCATTTCTGTATTAACCTGGATCCTGATATAATTTGGCTATGATGCTCTACAACTTTGAATaaattacttttatttttttttgtctgGCTTGCTTTGTCCATTTAAATGGTACATTTGACTTAAGTATGGCTTATGCTACCTGTAGCCAATCAGGAAAAGGTCTGAAACTGTACTCTACCTCCATTGGACAAACAGAGGCTGTTGATGGTCAAGTGTCCAGTCCTGTTGTGGTCACTCCTGTGAGATACAAAGATGGGGAAGGGGTCAGTAGAAGCTCTACAGCATCCATCATATTTCACCTTTCCTGTGTTGTTGGGTAATTGAAGGGGAAACAcgactattgagatgcagccctaTGATGTCAGAGTACTTTCAGTGATGATGGTTCCTCCAGGGTTGGCTTCCAAGCCCAACGTTGaccattagtgggggaaatgCAAACTGACACAAGCTCAATGTTTAGGGGCAACTTCATTGTACTTGGTGCAGCAGTGCAGAGCTCACCTGTAGAGCAGTtccagggccacagtgtctccataGTCATGGGAGAGCAGGTTGACCCTCTGCTCTGTCAGACCCAGGTGGGACACCAACGCCTCCACAACACTGGCCTGCTCAAAGATGGAGTAGCGGTGGGGCCTCTGTCAGGGAGAAAGGTCAGTCTAGGTGAGCACCTTAGCTAGAACAAAATGTGCTTATTTTTGATTTTTTAAAGATTGTTAATGCAATTTTCCTACTGGTCTACTTTCCTGTAGTGTATAGGTTAGCATAACTTGCCATTCCTTGGTTATTGGCCATTGTTTGCTTGCTTTGTCATTACAGTTGTACACAATAACCCACAAACATTGTCGTCTCTCTCCCTGGTAGATTCCCTGGCATTCTAACCGATGCCTCAGACCGTTTCACCCCGAACTAGCCCACAATTCAAGTCTGTCATAGGCTGCGACTCACAGGTTTGTCACTGAAGCCAAAACCAAGAAAGTCCAGAGCAATGACACGGTTAAAGCGCCGATTCAGGGGCTCCCATATCTGTAAGACAGAAACAGAGCTGGCATTCAGACACCTGTCCAGATACCTGGGTGGTGTTCATAAGGCATACAAAAATACATGAATCAGAAAAGGGATGCTTGTTTTCATGTCCGGTTGCAAAACCAtttgctacggtgtgccctaTTGAACATGGCTCTGTTCACAATATACCATCTGAGAGAGTGTGGAATAAGAATTATCCCAGCAAACCAACTGATCTGTGCATAACATTTTATAGATAAGCCCCTTTCTCTCATCTGCTTACCTTGTACCAGTCCAGGCTGGAGGTAGGGAAGCCATGGAGGAGAATGACCACATCAGAGCTGCCTACAGCACCATAGGTCTCTGGTAGAGGAAAAAGTAAAGCATACACATTATTCCTGACGTACCATGACCTGCTACACGCACCACGAAAATATGTTACATCGTTCAAAGTAAAGGGCTAAAACTGCTGCTTGGAACTTGTCATTGCAAAGTGCAAATGATGACTGATCTGAACATGAGCTCCAACTTCTAGCAGTCCACTGTTCactgtactgatgaaggagccactagatggttacagtagtctgtactgatgaaggagccactagatggttacagtagtctgtactgatgaaggagccactagatggttacagtagtctgtactgatgaaggagccactagatggttacagtagtctgtactgatgaaggagccactagatggttacagtagtctgtactgatgaaggagccactagatggctacagtagtctgtactgatgaaggagccactagatggctacagtagtctgtactgatgaaggagccactagatggttacagtagtctgtactgatgaaggagccactagatggttacagtagtctgtactgatgaaggagccactagatggttacagtagtctgtactgatgaaggagccactagatggttacagtagtctgtCTGATACTGATGGctacagt encodes the following:
- the LOC127924514 gene encoding mesoderm-specific transcript homolog protein-like, with protein sequence MREWWLLVGLLCIPLLAVYLHIPPPQLSPALLTWRSAGAFFTFRSNNIFYRETYGAVGSSDVVILLHGFPTSSLDWYKIWEPLNRRFNRVIALDFLGFGFSDKPRPHRYSIFEQASVVEALVSHLGLTEQRVNLLSHDYGDTVALELLYRSDHNRTGHLTINSLCLSNGGRVQFQTFS